Proteins co-encoded in one Spirosoma endbachense genomic window:
- a CDS encoding CsgE family curli-type amyloid fiber assembly protein gives MKTLFVLLLALSPFLAFAQDPDSGDEFDLDGKLTECSLSEMGGTSLILDNSRTKVGKDFYDLFYKYWTALPTQADTTQQRRLTSVVPSVDVVIMIEEIPSPGTANQILISIDDEPVWQQFVQARYDLLESDAQYALDTVRQYLVSYQETQQQLGSKDQKGSGVH, from the coding sequence ATGAAAACGCTATTCGTACTGCTTCTGGCACTAAGCCCTTTCCTGGCGTTTGCACAAGATCCGGATTCTGGCGACGAGTTTGACCTGGACGGGAAATTGACGGAATGTTCGCTGAGTGAAATGGGCGGAACCAGCCTGATCCTGGATAATTCACGCACCAAGGTTGGCAAGGATTTTTACGATCTGTTCTACAAGTATTGGACCGCGCTGCCAACCCAGGCCGATACGACTCAACAACGCCGATTAACGTCGGTTGTTCCATCCGTCGATGTGGTCATCATGATTGAAGAAATACCTTCACCCGGAACCGCCAACCAGATCCTGATCAGTATTGACGATGAGCCTGTCTGGCAGCAATTTGTGCAGGCCCGCTATGATTTGCTGGAGTCAGATGCCCAGTACGCTCTGGATACTGTGCGGCAATATCTGGTTAGTTATCAGGAAACGCAACAGCAACTCGGCAGTAAGGACCAGAAAGGCTCAGGAGTGCATTAA
- a CDS encoding anti-sigma factor, producing MELSDELLEQIGAYLSGKLSAEEKDRFDDRLAIDSLLQQEVAIQRELKQGLSFLAQKDRFKQVHADLDKRGLLSEIPSVTSQPNRTDSPIPDTKSTPFSRNLDIPRRSFRYGWASWAMAASVVLVLGIGWVLYRNQTQKQDELAQNERIFNDFFSAEIRSAPPLSDDPDRVSASPDNGQAGADSVRLHALVERLQRTESQPVIDELTDLSASSPGHWSASAQWYLALAYLKNDQRTEAQVLLQKISQLNGHPYQQEARRLLNQLRSSIPHRP from the coding sequence ATGGAGTTATCTGATGAGCTTCTTGAACAAATCGGCGCTTACCTGTCAGGGAAGCTATCGGCCGAGGAAAAGGACCGGTTTGACGATCGGCTGGCAATCGATTCATTGCTTCAGCAGGAAGTGGCCATTCAGCGGGAACTGAAACAGGGACTATCGTTTCTGGCGCAGAAAGATCGGTTTAAACAAGTGCACGCTGACCTTGATAAGCGTGGCCTGCTGAGCGAAATACCATCAGTGACCAGTCAACCAAACCGAACAGATTCGCCGATTCCTGATACAAAGTCGACCCCATTTTCCAGGAATCTGGATATTCCCCGCCGGTCATTTCGCTACGGCTGGGCAAGCTGGGCTATGGCCGCTTCAGTCGTCCTTGTGCTTGGCATCGGTTGGGTGCTTTATCGGAACCAGACTCAAAAACAGGATGAACTGGCGCAGAATGAGCGGATTTTCAATGATTTCTTTTCGGCTGAGATCAGATCGGCACCGCCCCTTTCGGATGATCCGGATCGGGTATCGGCCTCCCCAGACAATGGTCAGGCGGGCGCGGATTCAGTACGGTTGCACGCTCTCGTCGAAAGGTTGCAACGAACTGAATCTCAGCCTGTAATTGACGAACTTACCGACCTCTCGGCCAGCAGTCCTGGCCATTGGAGTGCCAGTGCGCAATGGTATCTGGCGCTGGCTTATCTGAAGAATGATCAGCGGACTGAGGCCCAGGTGCTTTTGCAAAAAATTAGCCAGCTGAACGGTCATCCGTACCAGCAGGAAGCCAGGCGATTGCTTAACCAATTAAGGTCTTCCATACCCCATCGGCCATGA
- a CDS encoding RNA polymerase sigma factor: MTTDTDNPCRNIEQGSLEFYQALLADYKQAWECLYVSAFRSFVPYARQRSAISTDDALDILQEGMAEFALKLKSRKYVFQGRPVAAYVFTVCRNRWVSFLRKNHIQKVDIKQDTATEESDLPDDSESSRSTFSLLIQSDTDQDGENEAGSSDRDAIWEDNEVDWEAVGRAFSEVSDDCRTMLHCFYVDEKSLSECGAQIGLQENSAKVKRFRCAQRLKALYIQYKLE; the protein is encoded by the coding sequence ATGACCACGGATACTGATAACCCTTGTCGAAACATTGAACAGGGTAGCCTGGAGTTTTATCAGGCGTTACTGGCCGACTATAAACAGGCCTGGGAGTGCTTGTATGTGAGCGCCTTCCGTAGTTTCGTGCCCTACGCCCGCCAGCGAAGCGCCATTTCTACGGACGACGCGCTGGACATTCTACAGGAGGGAATGGCGGAGTTTGCGCTTAAATTGAAAAGTAGGAAATATGTCTTTCAGGGAAGGCCGGTAGCTGCTTATGTATTTACCGTTTGCCGAAATCGATGGGTTAGTTTCCTGAGAAAAAATCACATTCAGAAGGTCGATATTAAGCAGGACACGGCTACTGAAGAAAGCGATTTGCCGGATGATTCTGAAAGTTCCCGATCTACTTTCAGCTTGTTAATTCAGAGTGATACGGATCAGGATGGTGAAAACGAAGCCGGATCATCCGATCGCGATGCGATCTGGGAAGATAATGAGGTCGATTGGGAAGCTGTTGGGCGGGCGTTCTCCGAAGTAAGTGACGATTGTCGGACAATGCTCCATTGTTTTTATGTCGATGAAAAATCACTGAGTGAGTGCGGGGCCCAGATTGGTTTGCAGGAAAATTCTGCCAAAGTAAAACGATTTCGGTGCGCTCAGCGACTGAAGGCCTTATACATTCAGTATAAACTAGAGTAG
- a CDS encoding efflux RND transporter permease subunit, which produces MLKIFIERPILSTVISVLIVLLGVLGLVKLPIAQYPDISPPTVQVSASYSGANADVVLKSVIVPLEEQINGVEGMTYMTSTATNDGAGSISVYFAVGTDPNQAAVDVQNRVSAATSLLPQEVTKAGVTVRKQQSSNLLIMSIYSDNPAYDQTFLQNYAAINIIPQLQRVNGVGSANVFGSAKTYSMRIWLKPDVMAIYGVTSDDVSNALTEQNVDAAPGKFGENDNQSFQYVIRYSGRLQSTDQFGNIIIKSTGNGQFLRLKDIARIELGSQTYSSFTTTNGKQSVGISVSQTPGSNASDVINNSKKVIEQASQSFPAGIHFVYLVDINQFLDASISKVIHTLIECFALVFLVIFIFLQDFRSTIIHGVSVPVAITGTFFFLYLFGFSINLLTLFALVLAIGIVVDDAIVVVEAVHAKLESGYKSPRKAAIDAMSEISGAIVSITLVMASVFLPVTFITGSAGVFYKQFGITLAIAIIISAVNALTLCPALAALFLKPPHHDDDPKDRNLLQRFGVGFNAAYDAITDKYSRSVTFLSARKWLVLMAIGLFGGAFYWLMRTTPSSFVPKEDMGVIFVNISLPPASSMERTTAMANKLDSIAHTIPEVQNSLRNLGQNFIAGSGSAYGMIILKLKPWDERPGVTDDDVIQQLKQKTATIRDASVIFMQQPTITGFGTSGGFTFQLQDKGGHTTDAFYKVSQNFLAELSKRPEIQYAATPFNPNFPQYQLDVNVAKCKEAGLTVTDVLNAMQVFYGSSYVSNFNEFGKQYRVIMQADTSYRASPDRLNKIAVRTASNTMAPITEFISLKRIYGPESVSRFNLFTSISVNGSPNPSYSTGQALSAIQEVATQTLPAGYGFEYSGISREEQNVGSQTLYVFVLCLAFVYLLLSAQYESYLLPFAVLLSMPVGLTGVYVFARLFGLDNNIYMQISLIMLIGLLAKNAILIVEFAVERRQKGMGLLESAVEGAKARLRPILMTSFAFVFGLMPLMFASGAGAKGNQSIGTGAIGGMLFGTLLGVFVIPTLFIIFQGLQEKISGPPGLHDPDDDDTSTRSGHETNHKPIVINKIGA; this is translated from the coding sequence ATGCTTAAGATATTCATTGAACGGCCTATTCTCAGTACCGTCATTTCGGTACTCATCGTTTTACTGGGCGTATTGGGCTTGGTAAAGCTTCCGATTGCCCAATATCCGGATATTTCCCCGCCAACAGTACAGGTATCGGCCAGTTATAGCGGTGCCAATGCCGACGTCGTTCTGAAAAGTGTGATCGTTCCACTTGAAGAACAGATCAACGGCGTGGAAGGCATGACCTACATGACCTCCACAGCCACAAATGATGGAGCAGGCAGCATCAGCGTTTATTTTGCGGTGGGCACCGACCCCAATCAGGCTGCCGTCGATGTACAGAATCGAGTTTCAGCCGCTACCAGCCTCTTGCCACAGGAGGTTACAAAAGCGGGGGTTACGGTTCGAAAGCAACAAAGTAGTAACCTGCTGATTATGTCGATCTACAGTGACAATCCCGCGTACGATCAGACATTTTTGCAGAACTATGCGGCCATCAACATTATTCCTCAGCTCCAGCGGGTAAATGGTGTAGGGAGCGCCAACGTTTTCGGCTCAGCCAAAACCTATTCGATGCGGATCTGGCTCAAGCCCGACGTAATGGCTATTTATGGCGTTACGTCTGACGATGTATCGAATGCACTCACGGAACAAAACGTCGATGCAGCTCCCGGTAAGTTTGGCGAAAATGATAACCAATCGTTTCAGTATGTGATCCGGTACAGTGGTCGGCTGCAATCGACAGATCAGTTTGGGAATATCATCATAAAATCGACGGGTAACGGGCAGTTCCTCCGCCTGAAAGACATTGCCCGAATCGAACTGGGTTCGCAGACATACTCCAGTTTCACGACCACCAATGGAAAGCAATCGGTTGGTATTTCGGTGAGCCAGACGCCCGGCTCCAACGCCAGCGATGTTATCAATAACTCCAAAAAGGTAATTGAACAGGCATCTCAGTCATTTCCGGCGGGCATCCATTTCGTTTACCTGGTCGATATCAATCAGTTTCTGGATGCCTCCATCAGCAAAGTTATCCATACGCTCATCGAGTGTTTTGCGCTGGTGTTTCTGGTCATCTTCATTTTTCTGCAGGACTTCCGTTCCACCATCATTCACGGCGTTTCGGTTCCGGTGGCCATTACCGGTACGTTTTTCTTTCTATACCTGTTTGGTTTCAGCATCAACCTGCTAACCCTCTTTGCGTTAGTACTGGCCATTGGGATTGTGGTCGATGACGCCATTGTGGTGGTAGAAGCTGTCCACGCTAAACTGGAAAGTGGCTATAAATCACCCCGAAAAGCCGCCATTGATGCCATGAGCGAAATATCGGGCGCCATTGTTTCCATTACACTGGTCATGGCCTCAGTGTTCCTGCCCGTTACGTTTATTACAGGTTCGGCAGGCGTGTTTTACAAACAGTTTGGCATTACTCTCGCGATCGCCATCATCATTTCGGCCGTTAATGCCTTAACGCTTTGCCCGGCCCTGGCTGCTCTCTTCCTCAAACCGCCCCACCACGACGACGACCCCAAAGACAGAAACCTGCTCCAGCGATTTGGGGTCGGTTTCAACGCAGCCTACGATGCCATTACGGATAAATACAGCCGATCGGTCACGTTTCTCTCCGCCAGGAAATGGCTGGTTCTGATGGCCATTGGTCTGTTTGGTGGTGCCTTTTACTGGCTGATGCGAACCACACCATCCAGCTTCGTTCCCAAAGAAGATATGGGTGTCATTTTCGTAAATATTTCGCTTCCGCCCGCGTCGTCGATGGAGCGAACAACGGCTATGGCCAACAAGCTGGACAGCATTGCTCACACGATCCCTGAGGTGCAAAACAGCCTGCGAAATCTGGGGCAGAATTTCATAGCCGGGAGCGGCAGTGCCTATGGCATGATCATTCTGAAATTAAAACCCTGGGATGAACGCCCTGGCGTAACCGACGACGATGTAATCCAGCAGTTAAAGCAGAAAACGGCCACCATTCGCGATGCCAGCGTCATTTTCATGCAGCAGCCTACCATTACGGGTTTTGGCACCAGTGGCGGTTTCACGTTTCAGTTGCAGGATAAGGGTGGTCATACGACCGACGCTTTTTATAAAGTGTCGCAGAATTTCCTGGCCGAATTGAGTAAACGACCTGAGATCCAGTATGCAGCTACGCCTTTCAATCCAAATTTCCCGCAGTATCAATTAGATGTGAATGTGGCGAAATGCAAAGAAGCAGGACTTACCGTGACCGATGTGCTCAATGCCATGCAGGTGTTTTATGGCAGTTCGTACGTATCCAACTTCAATGAGTTCGGCAAGCAGTACCGCGTCATTATGCAGGCCGACACCAGCTACCGGGCCAGCCCCGACCGATTGAACAAAATAGCGGTGAGAACGGCCAGCAATACGATGGCTCCCATTACCGAATTCATTTCCCTCAAACGGATATACGGGCCAGAAAGCGTATCGCGATTTAATCTCTTCACGTCCATATCGGTCAACGGCTCCCCGAATCCCAGCTACAGTACTGGTCAGGCACTGAGCGCGATTCAGGAAGTGGCTACCCAAACGCTCCCGGCCGGATACGGGTTTGAGTACTCGGGCATTAGCCGTGAGGAACAGAATGTGGGGTCGCAAACGCTGTATGTGTTTGTCTTGTGTCTGGCCTTTGTTTACCTGCTCCTGAGTGCGCAGTACGAGAGCTATCTGCTGCCCTTCGCGGTCCTGTTGTCGATGCCGGTCGGCTTAACGGGTGTTTACGTATTTGCGCGGTTATTTGGGCTCGACAATAACATCTACATGCAGATTTCGCTCATTATGCTCATTGGTTTACTGGCCAAGAATGCCATTCTGATCGTCGAGTTTGCCGTAGAGCGTCGGCAAAAGGGCATGGGTCTGCTGGAATCGGCGGTAGAAGGTGCCAAAGCCCGTCTCCGACCAATTCTGATGACCTCTTTTGCCTTTGTGTTTGGGCTGATGCCACTGATGTTTGCCAGCGGAGCCGGAGCAAAAGGCAATCAGTCGATTGGTACGGGGGCCATTGGCGGTATGCTGTTCGGCACGTTGCTCGGGGTCTTTGTGATCCCAACGCTGTTTATCATTTTCCAGGGATTACAGGAGAAAATCAGTGGCCCACCCGGTCTGCACGACCCCGATGACGACGATACCAGCACGCGATCAGGCCATGAAACCAACCACAAGCCTATCGTAATCAATAAGATTGGTGCCTAG
- a CDS encoding carboxypeptidase regulatory-like domain-containing protein, with the protein MKRLHNFIYLILLLTSIWGCNEEIYVEPLQYGSISGQILSKKDGKPVHKVSVRLNPSGRTLQTDTTGRFRFDTVLAGKYTLQATKEAFRDELTTVEVGGNYGTATVMYIVNENPLPTEPALLNPTAGSSSVSTTTVLKWKSTDPNKDPLTYDVAITREGSTVPTQTATGLTADSLVLKGLDYGTTYYWQVTVSDGVNSVTGKTWSFRTNPFPDVAYVFARRVDGRYQIFASTDGISCIQLTQSGSNWRPVVSPNRKQIAFISNAETDLHLFVMNFDGSNLHRATTVPVSGLMPTDLSFCWSPDGTQLLYPSNNKLYAVQADGSGNGLRLVSQAPAGRFFAGCDWTMQGDRIIARTTGSSVYDNRFVLMAATGKDTSTVWTRVGGRVGNPVFSITGEKILFSYDKIPYQNSQGRQLNALIALLTLSNKQLTDVMALGTDAKANKPAGTNDLEPHFSPNGAKIIFTNVSNTGTGEATVTTVDFNGETGQNRVPLINVAEMPYWR; encoded by the coding sequence ATGAAACGTTTACACAATTTTATATACCTGATTCTGCTGCTAACCAGTATTTGGGGCTGCAATGAAGAGATTTACGTAGAGCCGCTGCAATATGGGTCTATCAGCGGCCAGATTCTGAGCAAAAAGGATGGCAAGCCCGTTCATAAAGTATCGGTTCGCTTGAATCCGTCGGGTAGAACCCTGCAGACAGACACAACCGGCCGGTTTCGCTTTGATACGGTTCTGGCGGGCAAATACACCTTACAGGCCACCAAAGAGGCATTTCGCGATGAACTAACGACGGTTGAAGTCGGTGGTAACTATGGAACGGCCACGGTGATGTATATCGTGAACGAAAATCCACTTCCTACAGAACCTGCTCTACTTAATCCGACAGCCGGGAGTAGTTCGGTATCGACCACAACCGTTTTAAAATGGAAATCTACCGATCCGAATAAAGATCCGCTTACCTACGATGTTGCCATAACCCGAGAAGGAAGCACGGTGCCTACGCAAACGGCTACAGGTCTTACTGCCGATTCGCTCGTGCTGAAGGGACTGGATTATGGAACCACATATTATTGGCAGGTAACCGTTTCGGATGGTGTGAATTCAGTGACCGGTAAGACGTGGAGCTTTCGGACAAATCCGTTTCCTGATGTTGCCTACGTGTTTGCCCGGCGCGTAGATGGTCGTTATCAGATTTTTGCTTCTACGGATGGTATAAGTTGTATTCAGCTTACACAGTCTGGCAGCAACTGGCGCCCTGTGGTCAGCCCCAACCGGAAACAGATCGCATTCATTTCCAACGCCGAGACTGATTTACACCTCTTTGTCATGAATTTTGACGGCAGCAACTTACACCGGGCCACAACCGTGCCGGTGTCGGGCCTGATGCCCACCGACTTGTCATTCTGCTGGTCGCCCGACGGTACGCAATTGCTCTACCCAAGCAACAACAAGCTGTACGCGGTGCAGGCTGATGGTTCGGGCAATGGCTTACGACTGGTTTCGCAGGCCCCCGCCGGGCGCTTCTTCGCCGGATGCGACTGGACAATGCAGGGCGACCGAATTATCGCACGAACAACTGGCTCCAGCGTTTATGACAATCGGTTTGTATTGATGGCGGCCACGGGTAAAGACACCTCAACGGTATGGACTCGGGTAGGCGGACGCGTCGGAAATCCGGTTTTTTCGATTACCGGCGAAAAGATCCTCTTCTCGTATGACAAAATTCCTTATCAGAATTCGCAGGGCCGACAATTGAATGCGTTGATCGCTTTGCTGACGCTTAGTAATAAACAACTCACGGATGTAATGGCTTTGGGAACCGATGCCAAAGCAAACAAACCAGCAGGGACGAATGATCTGGAACCCCATTTCTCGCCAAACGGTGCGAAAATAATATTCACCAATGTCAGCAATACCGGAACCGGTGAAGCGACAGTAACAACGGTCGATTTTAATGGGGAGACTGGCCAAAATCGAGTCCCTTTGATCAATGTCGCAGAAATGCCCTACTGGCGATGA
- a CDS encoding CsgG/HfaB family protein has protein sequence MFHSGLKIGAMLLIASGFIWLLTGCSAYFHQPTRTQSARLGEETSITAELRNLPAPQEKIVAAVYKFRDQTGQYKQTETGSGFSTAVSQGTTNILLKALEESGWFVPIERENVSNLLNERKIIRSSLSQYKSEAENLPPLLFAGVILEGGIVSYDANTITGGAGLRFFGTGGSSQYRQDRVTVYLRAVATKSGKILKTVYTSKTILSQAIDAGTFRYVSFKRLLEVETGYATNEPAQMAVTEAIEKAVQSLVLEGIKDNLWTVDEKAAEQAQRALSAYAREKTEMSQTDIHGARNTVEPSRLTVQPYASVWRYYGDFATHGIRTGYGLTADVYLSNSFGIQVNASVGTLASDQKFSCPVSTLQGNLIYRSLPFRRITPLVFAGIGVIGCRTGSSPVDVGGKQYVLLNGGIGTEYAINHVFGLRTTLDYQQPMTDALDGIMSGSHKDYYLRGSVGLSFYLGRSVRRPAPLHR, from the coding sequence ATGTTTCATTCAGGATTAAAAATTGGTGCCATGCTGCTGATAGCCAGTGGCTTTATATGGCTGCTAACCGGTTGCAGTGCTTACTTCCATCAACCAACGCGTACTCAATCAGCCCGCTTGGGTGAAGAAACCTCAATCACGGCCGAGCTACGAAATCTGCCCGCTCCCCAGGAGAAAATAGTTGCCGCCGTCTATAAGTTTCGGGATCAGACGGGCCAGTACAAACAGACTGAAACAGGCTCCGGTTTTTCGACGGCTGTCTCGCAGGGAACCACCAATATTTTGCTGAAGGCATTGGAAGAAAGTGGCTGGTTCGTGCCAATCGAGCGTGAGAACGTCAGCAATCTGCTGAACGAGCGTAAAATTATCCGTTCCAGCCTGTCGCAATATAAGAGCGAAGCCGAAAATCTGCCTCCTCTGTTGTTTGCAGGGGTTATCCTGGAAGGAGGCATTGTATCCTACGATGCCAATACGATTACCGGTGGAGCGGGTCTGCGATTCTTTGGCACCGGCGGTTCCAGCCAGTATCGCCAGGATCGGGTAACGGTTTATTTGCGGGCTGTAGCGACCAAATCGGGAAAGATTCTCAAAACGGTTTATACCTCCAAAACCATTTTGTCGCAGGCGATTGATGCCGGAACGTTTCGGTATGTGAGTTTTAAACGACTGCTTGAAGTTGAAACCGGCTATGCCACGAACGAGCCCGCCCAGATGGCCGTCACGGAAGCCATTGAAAAAGCAGTTCAGTCACTTGTTCTGGAAGGTATCAAGGATAACCTGTGGACGGTTGACGAAAAAGCCGCTGAGCAGGCTCAGCGTGCACTGTCGGCTTATGCCCGAGAGAAAACAGAAATGAGCCAAACCGACATCCACGGAGCGCGTAATACCGTTGAACCATCCCGATTGACAGTTCAGCCTTACGCATCGGTCTGGCGGTATTATGGTGATTTTGCTACCCACGGTATCCGGACGGGCTACGGACTGACCGCCGACGTTTATCTGTCCAACTCCTTTGGTATTCAGGTTAATGCGAGCGTTGGAACACTCGCCAGTGATCAGAAATTCAGTTGCCCGGTTAGTACCCTCCAGGGCAATCTCATTTATCGATCCCTGCCTTTCCGGCGTATAACGCCACTGGTATTTGCGGGCATCGGCGTTATCGGATGCCGCACTGGAAGTTCGCCCGTCGATGTAGGTGGCAAACAGTACGTTTTACTGAATGGCGGTATCGGCACCGAATATGCCATCAATCATGTATTTGGCCTTCGAACGACGCTTGATTATCAGCAACCCATGACCGATGCGCTGGACGGAATCATGTCTGGAAGCCACAAAGACTATTATCTGCGCGGCTCCGTTGGTCTGTCTTTCTACCTCGGGCGTTCCGTTCGGCGCCCCGCTCCCCTTCATCGATAA
- a CDS encoding curli production assembly/transport component CsgF, with protein MKTLFTIGLLVLAGLNQLRAQGLVYHPNNPAFGGNTFNYQWMLSSAQAQDTHKDPAAKSSSSASGLNGLSNSSSLQSFSDNLQRQLLSRLSQNILNKQFGEDGLKEGSFTFGDMNVVISNAAEGVIIRITDGKGGESSITVPYL; from the coding sequence ATGAAAACGTTATTCACCATCGGACTTCTGGTTCTGGCAGGACTAAATCAGCTTCGGGCACAGGGACTTGTCTATCACCCCAACAATCCGGCCTTTGGCGGCAATACATTCAACTACCAGTGGATGCTTAGCTCAGCGCAGGCCCAGGATACGCATAAAGACCCTGCGGCCAAAAGTTCCTCATCGGCAAGTGGCCTGAATGGGCTTTCCAATAGCTCGTCGCTCCAGAGTTTTTCGGACAATCTGCAACGGCAGTTGCTTAGCCGATTGTCGCAAAACATCCTCAATAAGCAATTTGGCGAAGATGGACTCAAAGAAGGCAGCTTCACCTTCGGCGACATGAATGTGGTCATCAGCAATGCCGCTGAGGGAGTTATCATTCGAATTACGGATGGCAAAGGCGGAGAAAGCTCCATCACGGTGCCTTATTTATGA
- a CDS encoding efflux transporter outer membrane subunit, with protein MKTLPIKQQLMVFLLGMLMASCSITKPYQRPDITTNGLYRGHQTTDSTTLATVPWRQMFADSVLQHLIERGLANNLDLKIAVARMQAAEANLQQSKLAFFPTLSTNGAFTISKSSSAQLRSLNIKNTESGSNTVSTTAIPTVKQYALTASTSWEADVWGKLRSTKRANLAAYLQSEAYRRAVQTQLIANIASDYYALLAYDKQLQITEETVENRKTEIETMKALKEGDVVTGADVAQSEANRYAAEVTLPDIRQNIRQTENALSILLATPPDSIARTRLEAQQPIGSLQTGIPAQLLGNRPDVQEAEFSFRNTFELTNVARTYFYPALTITGTGGFATANTLTGFFAGTFYGSLISGLTQPIFNQGINRQRLNRAEAAQSEAFYTYQSTLLTAGQEVSNALYSYQMAVDKANARQQQLAALQKAVSFTKELLTYTANTNFTDVLTAEQNLLAAQLNGVNDRLQQLQATVALYRALGGGWR; from the coding sequence ATGAAAACGTTACCAATAAAACAGCAACTGATGGTTTTTCTGCTTGGAATGCTGATGGCATCCTGTAGCATCACCAAACCCTATCAGCGACCAGATATCACCACGAATGGTCTATACCGTGGCCACCAGACGACCGACTCAACCACCTTAGCGACGGTTCCGTGGCGGCAGATGTTTGCCGATTCGGTTTTACAGCACTTAATTGAGCGGGGACTGGCCAACAATCTGGACCTTAAAATTGCTGTGGCCCGGATGCAGGCCGCTGAAGCGAATTTGCAGCAAAGTAAGCTGGCGTTCTTCCCGACGCTAAGTACCAATGGAGCTTTTACCATTTCCAAATCGTCGTCGGCGCAGTTACGGTCGTTGAATATCAAGAATACCGAATCAGGCTCCAATACGGTTAGCACAACGGCCATTCCGACTGTAAAGCAGTATGCACTGACGGCAAGTACCAGTTGGGAGGCCGATGTCTGGGGGAAACTTCGCAGTACGAAACGTGCCAATCTGGCCGCCTATCTGCAAAGTGAAGCCTACCGTCGGGCTGTTCAAACGCAGTTGATTGCCAACATTGCCAGCGACTATTACGCACTCCTCGCTTACGATAAGCAATTACAGATCACCGAAGAAACCGTCGAGAACCGCAAGACAGAGATAGAAACCATGAAAGCCCTGAAGGAAGGGGATGTGGTGACGGGTGCGGATGTGGCTCAGAGTGAAGCCAATCGCTATGCAGCCGAAGTAACCCTACCCGACATTCGGCAGAATATTCGGCAAACAGAAAATGCGCTCAGTATTTTACTGGCTACACCGCCCGACAGCATTGCGCGCACTCGATTAGAAGCCCAGCAACCGATTGGCTCCCTGCAAACGGGTATTCCGGCCCAACTACTGGGCAATCGACCCGATGTGCAGGAAGCAGAGTTTTCCTTCCGGAATACCTTCGAACTAACGAATGTTGCCCGTACCTATTTCTACCCCGCCCTTACCATTACCGGCACGGGTGGCTTTGCAACCGCGAACACCTTGACCGGGTTCTTTGCCGGAACGTTCTACGGCAGCCTGATCAGCGGCCTAACACAACCCATTTTCAATCAGGGCATTAATCGTCAACGACTGAACCGGGCCGAAGCCGCTCAGTCAGAAGCCTTTTATACGTACCAGTCCACCTTGCTGACGGCCGGGCAGGAAGTCTCCAACGCCTTGTATTCATACCAGATGGCGGTCGACAAAGCCAATGCCCGACAGCAACAATTGGCGGCTCTGCAAAAGGCAGTTTCGTTCACGAAAGAATTATTGACATACACAGCAAACACCAATTTCACCGATGTGCTAACCGCCGAGCAGAACCTTTTGGCGGCTCAACTCAACGGCGTAAACGACCGATTGCAGCAACTCCAGGCGACCGTTGCCCTCTATCGGGCATTGGGTGGTGGCTGGCGATAA